From a region of the Anoplopoma fimbria isolate UVic2021 breed Golden Eagle Sablefish chromosome 16, Afim_UVic_2022, whole genome shotgun sequence genome:
- the ftcdnl1 gene encoding formiminotransferase N-terminal subdomain-containing protein, translated as MASSSFGRRLVACLLNVSEARRKDLVETVAKAALYNNKGVRREGTTVLNIFNDHDYNRSVITIVASIDSIREAVLSACEKACGLIDMRAHKGVHPCMGAVDLIPIYPLGEEVGVEDCAKEARAVAQGLTERVQGTSAFLFGWADSPLQRGLAQRRKEMGWFKKTPDLQAIRPDMGPHPQKRFGLTGVGAGPYVMNCNVTIDTQDMAMGRSIATALRESTPGGLPGVQVLALPHEGAVEIACNVESVKGSPTGQTTAGEPWPCFSIGGHPYCHVPASLITTRVAELAGREGVGVKGTALVGFTPCECRGLAELALSQRIAEFWKEQGRIRM; from the exons ATGGCCTCAAGTTCCTTTGGCAGAAGACTGGTGGCTTGTCTTCTCAATGTTTCCGAGGCTCGCAGGAAAGACCTGGTGGAGACTGTGGCCAAGGCAGCCTTATACAACAATAAAG GTGTTAGACGGGAGGGGACCACAGTGCTGAACATCTTTAATGACCATGACTACAACCGTTCTGTCATCACCATCGTGGCCAGTATCGACTCTATCA GGGAGGCTGTTCTGTCTGCATGCGAGAAAGCCTGCGGGCTGATCGACATGCGCGCCCACAAGGGGGTCCACCCATGTATGGGTGCCGTCGACCTCATACCCATCTACCCCctgggggaggaggtgggagtgGAGGACTGTGCTAAAGAGGCCCGGG CTGTGGCTCAGGGACTCACAGAGCGGGTCCAGGGCACCAGTGCGTTCCTGTTCGGCTGGGCGGACTCCCCCCTTCAGCGGGGGCTGgcacagaggaggaaggagatggGCTGGTTCAAGAAGACGCCAGACTTGCAGGCAATCAGACCCGACATGGGGCCGCATCCACAGAAACGATTTGGTCTCACAG GTGTTGGGGCCGGCCCGTACGTCATGAACTGCAACGTCACCATCGACACCCAGGACATGGCCATGGGACGCAGCATCGCCACGGCCCTCAGGGAGTCGACCCCGGGGGGACTACCTGGGGTACAGGTGCTGGCCTTGCCACATGAGGGCGCTGTGGAAATCGCCTGTAATGTGGAAAGCGTGAAAGGGAGCCCAACTGGTCAAACGACTGCAGGTGAACCGTGGCCTTGTTTCAGCATCGGCGGCCATCCGTACTGTCACGTTCCAGCTTCCCTCATCACGACGAGGGTTGCAGAGctggcagggagggagggggttggCGTGAAGGGCACCGCTCTGGTGGGGTTCACCCCCTGTGAGTGCAGGGGCCTGGCAGAATTAGCACTGTCTCAAAGGATTGCAGAGTTCTGGAAAGAACAGGGAAGGATCCgaatgtga